A DNA window from Strix aluco isolate bStrAlu1 chromosome 6, bStrAlu1.hap1, whole genome shotgun sequence contains the following coding sequences:
- the MAP2 gene encoding microtubule-associated protein 2 isoform X10 translates to MHREEEPLESLMAVEAKPAALPGKQLGKEQGPIEPSDQAKGLCEGQSDSGLEAKVCHEDKVPSVASSRESVTVVAETPLKDTSPSSAEEGLLAATKMEFRVQEGVRPFAAEPLDTKQHETGKDSKTGEQPKHDALVPQPAKTEAIDKKDSQSKDKEKMPSPLSEQILETDSQKKVEASFAEPAAKPPASQEQKDLSSELPKGSKTEERTADLPSSSSQVMSMKFKDDLKDVQDFTIGYGESSLLLSEPKAEAAKSELPSGPSPAVPQELQLKESSRTKQEPVDQLFAKDLTKDEQIHRDRTLALQEVSAVTVDGLKTPSTQKIPAWGEEKDLTKDESDEEERYDFYDKGEARILDDGKFTTKPEVKTLSLDKADFQKDGEAKKSPDVLKAEEEMGQSGLPAAVDMKKEVQPSTQVPPAKLSHELTLEKTVEHPDTTQLSRITEKAPEAPSLTTDKTPTLEASQEKDVKKDTKEDKMSVSAPQEDRSGMSKYFETSALKEEAVKADALKQGSDYYELSDTKESMYEPYQADRLIPEDKEDEEEELQTELEQQQSVPAHEIGYSTLAQSITPDKSEEPSSPTERMFTIDPKVYGDKRELHSKNKDDLTLSRSLGLGGRSAIEQRSMSINLPMSCLDSIALGFSFGRAHDLSPLASDILTNTSGSMDEGDDYLPATTPALEKAPCFPIDSREEDEHVEEEKTMPEEKVQPETLAESPFLAKDYYKNGAVLAPDLPEMLDLAGTRSRLASVSADAEVTQKKSVPSDTIVEDSSTALPPVTDENHVTLKAESQLEDLGYCVFNKYTVPLPSPVQDSENLTSETCPFYEGTDEKLRRGLAPDLSLIEVKLAAAEKSKEEFLSEKDFGQHATGESILARDFEQEKKEKLDTVLEKSEDQVDSKEIYSIRGAEPEKTRPEAILEMKEESVADKVHLADDTMYNRVSASEIAIEKDAVSLLMEKEEKTLSVVPELAEIEAPIKPDYNAIKHDLEVAARRADQEYQSQLDTKISEVVSLPSGKDKASVKRAEPEPKDTQQKDQTILSREAKDADVLSKTEPSYVKDSTKLSETEIKEKVTKPDLVHQEAVDKEESYESSGEHDQAQESLNGESLKPEDIKAEPSKPPVSGEEMPAQLPAKEPSMELLLPTAEPLQEEPAEIQMESIPQAAEGPEKIPDTAVKPMEIQKLLPCEVTAGATKGEEHEEEEVEAGREVKEEDKQHLISEIPPEIDFGKPIAEEMLAKGSPEVLPELKGIIESVVTVEDDFITVVQTTVDEGESASHSVRFAATQQEDIETGDSQAEEELEVEEVADIQVEPKEGSPEAPASPQREEILLTDYKTETCDDYKDETTIDDSIMDTDSLWADTQDDDRSIMTEQLETVPKEEKAERELRRSSLDKHKKEKPFKTGRGRISTPERKIAKKEPSTLSRDEVRRKKAVYKKAELAKKTEVQAHSPSRKIILKPAIKYTRPTHLSCVKRKQTAAGGETNQAPGVFKQAKEKLSDGVSKSPEKRSSLPRPSSILPPRRGVSGDRDREENSLSLTASLSSSVRRTTRSEPIRSRTGKSGTSTPTTPGSTAITPGTPPSYASRTPGTPGTPSYSRTPHTPGTPKSAILVPTEKKVAIIRTPPKSPATPKQLRVINQPLPDLKNVRSKIGSTDNIKYQPKGGQVRILNKKIDFSDIQSRCGSRDNIKHSAGGGNVQIVTKKIDLSHVTSKCGSLKNIHHKPGGGRVKIESVKLDFKEKAQAKVGSLENAHHVPGGGNVKIDSQKLNFREHAKARVDHGAEIITQSPGRSSVASPRRLSNVSSSGSINLLESPQLATLAEDVTAALAKQGL, encoded by the exons AAGAAGAACCTCTAGAGAGTCTGATGGCTGTGGAAGCGaaacctgctgctcttcctgggAAGCAACTGGGGAAAGAGCAGGGGCCCATTGAGCCTTCGGACCAGGCAAAGGGCCTCTGTGAGGGTCAGTCGGACTCTGGTTTGGAGGCCAAAGTGTGTCATGAAGACAAAGTGCCAAGTGTGGCATCCAGCAGGGAGAGTGTAACCGTTGTGGCGGAAACACCCCTGAAAGACACATCCCCTTCCTCGGCTGAGGAAG GTTTACTTGCAGCCACGAAGATGGAATTCCGTGTCCAGGAGGGCGTACGCCCTTTCGCAGCAGAACCATTAGACACAAAGCAACATGAAACTGGGAAAGACAGTAAGACTGGTGAGCAACCTAAACATGATGCCTTAGTTCCACAGCCAGCAAAAACAGAGGCTATAGATAAAAAGGATTCACAGagcaaagacaaagaaaaaatgcCTTCACCTCTGTCAGAACAGATCTTGGAAACTGATTCACAAAAGAAAGTGGAAGCCAGTTTTGCAGAACCTGCTGCCAAGCCTCCTGcttctcaagaacaaaaggactTGTCATCTGAACTGCCCAAAGggagcaaaacagaagaaaggactGCAGATCTTCCCTCATCATCCAGCCAAGTTATGTCTATGAAATTTAAAGACGACCTTAAAGATGTCCAAGATTTTACCATCGGCTATGGTGAAAGTTCTCTGTTGCTATCAGAACCCAAGGCAGAAGCAGCCAAAAGTGAACTTCCTTCAGGCCCATCTCCTGCTGTCCCCCAGGAGCTTCAACTCAAAGAGAGTTCCAGAACAAAACAGGAACCCGTTGACCAACTGTTTGCCAAAGATCTCACTAAAGATGAACAGATCCACAGAGACAGGACACTAGCTCTGCAAGAAGTCTCAGCAGTAACTGTAGATGGCCTGAAAACACCAAGCACTCAGAAAATCCCTGcatggggggaggagaaggacttgaCCAAGGATGAGAGTGATGAGGAAGAAAGGTATGACTTCTATGATAAAGGGGAGGCTCGAATATTAGATGATGGTAAATTTACCACAAAACCTGAAGTTAAGACACTTTCCCTAGACAAAGCAGACTTTCAAAAGGATGGTGAAGCTAAAAAGTCACCTGATGTTCTCaaagcagaagaagaaatggGCCAAAGTGGGCTCCCAGCAGCAGTAGACATGAAAAAGGAGGTGCAGCCAAGCACACAGGTACCCCCAGCCAAGTTAAGCCATGAACTGACCCTTGAGAAAACAGTAGAGCACCCTGATACCACTCAGTTATCCAGAATAACAGAGAAAGCCCCTGAGGCACCAAGTTTAACCACTGACAAGACTCCTACTCTAGAAGCTTCTCAagagaaagatgttaaaaaagaTACCAAGGAGGATAAGATGAGTGTTTCAGCTCCTCAGGAGGATCGATCAGGAATGTCCAAGTACTTTGAAACCTCTGCTCTGAAAGAGGAAGCTGTCAAAGCAGACGCACTGAAACAAGGCAGTGATTACTATGAGCTAAGTGACACTAAAGAGAGTATGTATGAGCCTTACCAGGCAGATCGTCTAATACCCGAAGAcaaagaggatgaggaggaagaattACAGACAGAATTGGAACAGCAGCAGAGTGTGCCTGCTCATGAAATAGGGTACAGTACCCTGGCTCAGAGCATTACACCAGACAAATCTGAAGAACCAAGTTCCCCAACAGAAAGAATGTTCACTATCGACCCCAAAGTCTATGGGGATAAGAGAGAACTccacagtaaaaataaagatGACCTAACGCTGAGCAGGAGCTTGGGACTTGGGGGGAGATCTGCAATTGAACAGAGAAGTATGTCTATTAACTTGCCCATGTCCTGCCTGGATTCAATAGCTCTAGGATTTAGCTTTGGTCGTGCACATGATCTTTCTCCCCTTGCTTCAGATATTCTAACTAACACTAGTGGAAGTATGGATGAAGGTGATGACTACCTGCCAGCAACCACACCAGCATTGGAGAAGGCCCCCTGCTTCCCCATTGATAGCAGAGAGGAAGATGAGCatgttgaagaagaaaaaacaatgccAGAAGAAAAAGTCCAGCCTGAGACCTTGGCCGAATCACCTTTCCTGGCCAAAGACTATTACAAAAATGGAGCTGTCCTGGCTCCTGACCTGCCTGAAATGTTAGACTTGGCAGGGACAAGATCTAGATTAGCCTCCGTGAGTGCAGATGCTGAGGTGACGCAAAAGAAGTCAGTTCCTTCTGACACCATTGTGGAagacagcagcacagccctgccacctGTGACAGATGAAAACCACGTAACTCTAAAAGCTGAGAGTCAGCTAGAAGACTTGGGCTACTGTGTTTTCAATAAGTACACAGTCCCACTCCCTTCTCCAGTTCAGGACAGTGAGAATTTGACGAGTGAAACCTGTCCCTTTTACGAAGGCACAGATGAAAAACTGAGACGTGGCCTAGCTCCCGACCTGTCTTTAATAGAGGTGAAGCTGGCAGCAGCTGAGAAATCTAAAGAAGAATTCCTCAGTGAAAAAGACTTTGGTCAGCATGCCACTGGTGAGTCCATTCTGGCAAGGGACTTTgagcaggagaaaaaagagaagctggATACTGTGCTAGAAAAAAGTGAAGATCAAGTTGACTCTAAAGAGATCTATTCCATTAGAGGTGCAGAGCCAGAGAAGACAAGACCTGAGGCAATCttagaaatgaaagaagaaagtgtGGCTGATAAAGTTCATTTAGCTGATGATACCATGTATAACAGAGTATCAGCTTCAGAGATAGCAATAGAAAAGGATGCTGTTTCTTTGTtgatggagaaggaggagaagactCTTAGTGTTGTTCCTGAATTAGCTGAGATAGAAGCTCCAATTAAACCAGATTACAATGCTATAAAGCATGATTTGGAAGTGGCTGCAAGGAGAGCTGACCAAGAATATCAGAGTCAGTTAGACACTAAGATCAGTGAGGTTGTTTCTCTCCCTTCAGGGAAGGACAAAGCCTCTGTTAAAAGAGCAGAGCCTGAACCCAAAGATACTCAACAGAAAGATCAGACCATCTTGTCCAGAGAAGCAAAGGATGCAGATGTACTTTCCAAGACCGAGCCTAGTTATGTGAAAGACAGCACCAAGCTGTCGGAaacagaaattaaggaaaaagtAACTAAGCCCGATCTGGTACATCAAGAGGCAGTTGATAAAGAGGAATCTTACGAATCTAGTGGAGAGCATGATCAAGCCCAAGAAAGTTTGAATGGAGAATCCTTGAAACCAGAGGACATCAAAGCAGAACCTTCAAAACCTCCCGTGTCTGGGGAAGAGATGCCTGCACAGTTACCAGCAAAGGAGCCTTCTATGGAGCTCCTCCTTCCAACAGCTGAGCCTCTCCAAGAAGAGCCTGCTGAGATTCAGATGGAGAGCATACCACAGGCTGCAGAAGGACCTGAAAAGATTCCTGATACAGCTGTGAAACCTATGGAAATCCAAAAGCTGCTGCCATGTGAAGTGACAGCTGGGGCCACAAAAGGGGAAGAACATGAGGAAGAAGAGGTAGAAGCAGGGCGAGAAGTAAAAGAAGAGGATAAACAGCATCTTATATCAGAAATTCCCCCAGAAATAGACTTTGGGAAACCTATTGCTGAAGAAATGCTAGCCAAGGGTAGCCCAGAAGTACTGCCTGAACTGAAAGGCATTATTGAATCAGTGGTGACAGTAGAGGATGACTTTATCACAGTGGTGCAGACAACAGTTGATGAGGGTGAATCTGCTTCTCACAGTGTGCGCTTTGCTGCTACTCAGCAGGAAGACATTGAAACAGGAGACTCCCAGGCTGAAGAGGAGCTGGAGGTTGAGGAAGTGGCTGACATTCAAGTTGAGCCCAAGGAGGGCTCCCCAGAAGCTCCTGCTTCACCCCAGAGAGAAGAAATCCTGCTCACCGACTACAAGACAGAGACGTGTGATGATTACAAAGATGAAACAACAATTGATGACTCCATCATGGACACAGACAGTCTCTGGGCAGATACTCAAG ATGATGATAGGAGCATCATGACTGAACAGTTAGAGACTGTTCCtaaagaggagaaggcagagagagaattGCGAAGATCATCTCTCGATAAGCATAAAAAAGAGAAACCTTTTAAAACGGGGAGAGGCAGGATTTCTACTCCTGAAAGGAAAATAGCTAAAAAGGAACCTAGCACACTCTCCAGAGATgaagtgagaaggaaaaaag CAGTGTATAAGAAAGCTGAACTTGCTAAAAAAACTGAAGTTCAGGCCCACTCTCCCTCCAGGAAAATCATTTTAAAACCTGCTATCAAATATACTAGACCAACTCATCTCTCCTGTGTTAAACGGAAGCAGACAG CAGCAGGTGGTGAAACAAACCAGGCTCCTGGTGTATTtaaacaagcaaaggaaaaactcTCA GATGGAGTAAGCAAGAGTCCTGAAAAGCGTTCCTCTCTACCAAGACCATCCTCTATCCTTCCTCCTCGAAGAGGTGTATCAGGAGACCGAGACCGAGAGGAGAACTCGCTCTCCCTCAcagcttctctttcctcttcagtaCGACGGACCACCC GATCAGAGCCAATTCGTAGCAGAACAGGAAAAAGTGGAACTTCTACCCCCACTACTCCTGGCTCCACTGCCATCACTCCAGGGACACCACCAAGCTACGCCTCCCGTACCCCAGGCACTCCAGGAACACCCAGCTACTCCAGAACCCCACATACTCCTGGGACGCCCAAATCTGCCATACTAGTACCTACTGAGAAAAAAGTTGCTATAATTCGCACTCCTCCTAAATCTCCAGCCACTCCGAAGCAGCTACGAGTTATTAATCAGCCTCTACCTGACCTCAAGAATGTCAGGTCCAAAATTGGATCAACAGACAACATCAAATACCAGCCTAAAGGGGGGCAG
- the MAP2 gene encoding microtubule-associated protein 2 isoform X11, which translates to MAVEAKPAALPGKQLGKEQGPIEPSDQAKGLCEGQSDSGLEAKVCHEDKVPSVASSRESVTVVAETPLKDTSPSSAEEGLLAATKMEFRVQEGVRPFAAEPLDTKQHETGKDSKTGEQPKHDALVPQPAKTEAIDKKDSQSKDKEKMPSPLSEQILETDSQKKVEASFAEPAAKPPASQEQKDLSSELPKGSKTEERTADLPSSSSQVMSMKFKDDLKDVQDFTIGYGESSLLLSEPKAEAAKSELPSGPSPAVPQELQLKESSRTKQEPVDQLFAKDLTKDEQIHRDRTLALQEVSAVTVDGLKTPSTQKIPAWGEEKDLTKDESDEEERYDFYDKGEARILDDGKFTTKPEVKTLSLDKADFQKDGEAKKSPDVLKAEEEMGQSGLPAAVDMKKEVQPSTQVPPAKLSHELTLEKTVEHPDTTQLSRITEKAPEAPSLTTDKTPTLEASQEKDVKKDTKEDKMSVSAPQEDRSGMSKYFETSALKEEAVKADALKQGSDYYELSDTKESMYEPYQADRLIPEDKEDEEEELQTELEQQQSVPAHEIGYSTLAQSITPDKSEEPSSPTERMFTIDPKVYGDKRELHSKNKDDLTLSRSLGLGGRSAIEQRSMSINLPMSCLDSIALGFSFGRAHDLSPLASDILTNTSGSMDEGDDYLPATTPALEKAPCFPIDSREEDEHVEEEKTMPEEKVQPETLAESPFLAKDYYKNGAVLAPDLPEMLDLAGTRSRLASVSADAEVTQKKSVPSDTIVEDSSTALPPVTDENHVTLKAESQLEDLGYCVFNKYTVPLPSPVQDSENLTSETCPFYEGTDEKLRRGLAPDLSLIEVKLAAAEKSKEEFLSEKDFGQHATGESILARDFEQEKKEKLDTVLEKSEDQVDSKEIYSIRGAEPEKTRPEAILEMKEESVADKVHLADDTMYNRVSASEIAIEKDAVSLLMEKEEKTLSVVPELAEIEAPIKPDYNAIKHDLEVAARRADQEYQSQLDTKISEVVSLPSGKDKASVKRAEPEPKDTQQKDQTILSREAKDADVLSKTEPSYVKDSTKLSETEIKEKVTKPDLVHQEAVDKEESYESSGEHDQAQESLNGESLKPEDIKAEPSKPPVSGEEMPAQLPAKEPSMELLLPTAEPLQEEPAEIQMESIPQAAEGPEKIPDTAVKPMEIQKLLPCEVTAGATKGEEHEEEEVEAGREVKEEDKQHLISEIPPEIDFGKPIAEEMLAKGSPEVLPELKGIIESVVTVEDDFITVVQTTVDEGESASHSVRFAATQQEDIETGDSQAEEELEVEEVADIQVEPKEGSPEAPASPQREEILLTDYKTETCDDYKDETTIDDSIMDTDSLWADTQDDDRSIMTEQLETVPKEEKAERELRRSSLDKHKKEKPFKTGRGRISTPERKIAKKEPSTLSRDEVRRKKAVYKKAELAKKTEVQAHSPSRKIILKPAIKYTRPTHLSCVKRKQTAAGGETNQAPGVFKQAKEKLSDGVSKSPEKRSSLPRPSSILPPRRGVSGDRDREENSLSLTASLSSSVRRTTRSEPIRSRTGKSGTSTPTTPGSTAITPGTPPSYASRTPGTPGTPSYSRTPHTPGTPKSAILVPTEKKVAIIRTPPKSPATPKQLRVINQPLPDLKNVRSKIGSTDNIKYQPKGGQVRILNKKIDFSDIQSRCGSRDNIKHSAGGGNVQIVTKKIDLSHVTSKCGSLKNIHHKPGGGRVKIESVKLDFKEKAQAKVGSLENAHHVPGGGNVKIDSQKLNFREHAKARVDHGAEIITQSPGRSSVASPRRLSNVSSSGSINLLESPQLATLAEDVTAALAKQGL; encoded by the exons ATGGCTGTGGAAGCGaaacctgctgctcttcctgggAAGCAACTGGGGAAAGAGCAGGGGCCCATTGAGCCTTCGGACCAGGCAAAGGGCCTCTGTGAGGGTCAGTCGGACTCTGGTTTGGAGGCCAAAGTGTGTCATGAAGACAAAGTGCCAAGTGTGGCATCCAGCAGGGAGAGTGTAACCGTTGTGGCGGAAACACCCCTGAAAGACACATCCCCTTCCTCGGCTGAGGAAG GTTTACTTGCAGCCACGAAGATGGAATTCCGTGTCCAGGAGGGCGTACGCCCTTTCGCAGCAGAACCATTAGACACAAAGCAACATGAAACTGGGAAAGACAGTAAGACTGGTGAGCAACCTAAACATGATGCCTTAGTTCCACAGCCAGCAAAAACAGAGGCTATAGATAAAAAGGATTCACAGagcaaagacaaagaaaaaatgcCTTCACCTCTGTCAGAACAGATCTTGGAAACTGATTCACAAAAGAAAGTGGAAGCCAGTTTTGCAGAACCTGCTGCCAAGCCTCCTGcttctcaagaacaaaaggactTGTCATCTGAACTGCCCAAAGggagcaaaacagaagaaaggactGCAGATCTTCCCTCATCATCCAGCCAAGTTATGTCTATGAAATTTAAAGACGACCTTAAAGATGTCCAAGATTTTACCATCGGCTATGGTGAAAGTTCTCTGTTGCTATCAGAACCCAAGGCAGAAGCAGCCAAAAGTGAACTTCCTTCAGGCCCATCTCCTGCTGTCCCCCAGGAGCTTCAACTCAAAGAGAGTTCCAGAACAAAACAGGAACCCGTTGACCAACTGTTTGCCAAAGATCTCACTAAAGATGAACAGATCCACAGAGACAGGACACTAGCTCTGCAAGAAGTCTCAGCAGTAACTGTAGATGGCCTGAAAACACCAAGCACTCAGAAAATCCCTGcatggggggaggagaaggacttgaCCAAGGATGAGAGTGATGAGGAAGAAAGGTATGACTTCTATGATAAAGGGGAGGCTCGAATATTAGATGATGGTAAATTTACCACAAAACCTGAAGTTAAGACACTTTCCCTAGACAAAGCAGACTTTCAAAAGGATGGTGAAGCTAAAAAGTCACCTGATGTTCTCaaagcagaagaagaaatggGCCAAAGTGGGCTCCCAGCAGCAGTAGACATGAAAAAGGAGGTGCAGCCAAGCACACAGGTACCCCCAGCCAAGTTAAGCCATGAACTGACCCTTGAGAAAACAGTAGAGCACCCTGATACCACTCAGTTATCCAGAATAACAGAGAAAGCCCCTGAGGCACCAAGTTTAACCACTGACAAGACTCCTACTCTAGAAGCTTCTCAagagaaagatgttaaaaaagaTACCAAGGAGGATAAGATGAGTGTTTCAGCTCCTCAGGAGGATCGATCAGGAATGTCCAAGTACTTTGAAACCTCTGCTCTGAAAGAGGAAGCTGTCAAAGCAGACGCACTGAAACAAGGCAGTGATTACTATGAGCTAAGTGACACTAAAGAGAGTATGTATGAGCCTTACCAGGCAGATCGTCTAATACCCGAAGAcaaagaggatgaggaggaagaattACAGACAGAATTGGAACAGCAGCAGAGTGTGCCTGCTCATGAAATAGGGTACAGTACCCTGGCTCAGAGCATTACACCAGACAAATCTGAAGAACCAAGTTCCCCAACAGAAAGAATGTTCACTATCGACCCCAAAGTCTATGGGGATAAGAGAGAACTccacagtaaaaataaagatGACCTAACGCTGAGCAGGAGCTTGGGACTTGGGGGGAGATCTGCAATTGAACAGAGAAGTATGTCTATTAACTTGCCCATGTCCTGCCTGGATTCAATAGCTCTAGGATTTAGCTTTGGTCGTGCACATGATCTTTCTCCCCTTGCTTCAGATATTCTAACTAACACTAGTGGAAGTATGGATGAAGGTGATGACTACCTGCCAGCAACCACACCAGCATTGGAGAAGGCCCCCTGCTTCCCCATTGATAGCAGAGAGGAAGATGAGCatgttgaagaagaaaaaacaatgccAGAAGAAAAAGTCCAGCCTGAGACCTTGGCCGAATCACCTTTCCTGGCCAAAGACTATTACAAAAATGGAGCTGTCCTGGCTCCTGACCTGCCTGAAATGTTAGACTTGGCAGGGACAAGATCTAGATTAGCCTCCGTGAGTGCAGATGCTGAGGTGACGCAAAAGAAGTCAGTTCCTTCTGACACCATTGTGGAagacagcagcacagccctgccacctGTGACAGATGAAAACCACGTAACTCTAAAAGCTGAGAGTCAGCTAGAAGACTTGGGCTACTGTGTTTTCAATAAGTACACAGTCCCACTCCCTTCTCCAGTTCAGGACAGTGAGAATTTGACGAGTGAAACCTGTCCCTTTTACGAAGGCACAGATGAAAAACTGAGACGTGGCCTAGCTCCCGACCTGTCTTTAATAGAGGTGAAGCTGGCAGCAGCTGAGAAATCTAAAGAAGAATTCCTCAGTGAAAAAGACTTTGGTCAGCATGCCACTGGTGAGTCCATTCTGGCAAGGGACTTTgagcaggagaaaaaagagaagctggATACTGTGCTAGAAAAAAGTGAAGATCAAGTTGACTCTAAAGAGATCTATTCCATTAGAGGTGCAGAGCCAGAGAAGACAAGACCTGAGGCAATCttagaaatgaaagaagaaagtgtGGCTGATAAAGTTCATTTAGCTGATGATACCATGTATAACAGAGTATCAGCTTCAGAGATAGCAATAGAAAAGGATGCTGTTTCTTTGTtgatggagaaggaggagaagactCTTAGTGTTGTTCCTGAATTAGCTGAGATAGAAGCTCCAATTAAACCAGATTACAATGCTATAAAGCATGATTTGGAAGTGGCTGCAAGGAGAGCTGACCAAGAATATCAGAGTCAGTTAGACACTAAGATCAGTGAGGTTGTTTCTCTCCCTTCAGGGAAGGACAAAGCCTCTGTTAAAAGAGCAGAGCCTGAACCCAAAGATACTCAACAGAAAGATCAGACCATCTTGTCCAGAGAAGCAAAGGATGCAGATGTACTTTCCAAGACCGAGCCTAGTTATGTGAAAGACAGCACCAAGCTGTCGGAaacagaaattaaggaaaaagtAACTAAGCCCGATCTGGTACATCAAGAGGCAGTTGATAAAGAGGAATCTTACGAATCTAGTGGAGAGCATGATCAAGCCCAAGAAAGTTTGAATGGAGAATCCTTGAAACCAGAGGACATCAAAGCAGAACCTTCAAAACCTCCCGTGTCTGGGGAAGAGATGCCTGCACAGTTACCAGCAAAGGAGCCTTCTATGGAGCTCCTCCTTCCAACAGCTGAGCCTCTCCAAGAAGAGCCTGCTGAGATTCAGATGGAGAGCATACCACAGGCTGCAGAAGGACCTGAAAAGATTCCTGATACAGCTGTGAAACCTATGGAAATCCAAAAGCTGCTGCCATGTGAAGTGACAGCTGGGGCCACAAAAGGGGAAGAACATGAGGAAGAAGAGGTAGAAGCAGGGCGAGAAGTAAAAGAAGAGGATAAACAGCATCTTATATCAGAAATTCCCCCAGAAATAGACTTTGGGAAACCTATTGCTGAAGAAATGCTAGCCAAGGGTAGCCCAGAAGTACTGCCTGAACTGAAAGGCATTATTGAATCAGTGGTGACAGTAGAGGATGACTTTATCACAGTGGTGCAGACAACAGTTGATGAGGGTGAATCTGCTTCTCACAGTGTGCGCTTTGCTGCTACTCAGCAGGAAGACATTGAAACAGGAGACTCCCAGGCTGAAGAGGAGCTGGAGGTTGAGGAAGTGGCTGACATTCAAGTTGAGCCCAAGGAGGGCTCCCCAGAAGCTCCTGCTTCACCCCAGAGAGAAGAAATCCTGCTCACCGACTACAAGACAGAGACGTGTGATGATTACAAAGATGAAACAACAATTGATGACTCCATCATGGACACAGACAGTCTCTGGGCAGATACTCAAG ATGATGATAGGAGCATCATGACTGAACAGTTAGAGACTGTTCCtaaagaggagaaggcagagagagaattGCGAAGATCATCTCTCGATAAGCATAAAAAAGAGAAACCTTTTAAAACGGGGAGAGGCAGGATTTCTACTCCTGAAAGGAAAATAGCTAAAAAGGAACCTAGCACACTCTCCAGAGATgaagtgagaaggaaaaaag CAGTGTATAAGAAAGCTGAACTTGCTAAAAAAACTGAAGTTCAGGCCCACTCTCCCTCCAGGAAAATCATTTTAAAACCTGCTATCAAATATACTAGACCAACTCATCTCTCCTGTGTTAAACGGAAGCAGACAG CAGCAGGTGGTGAAACAAACCAGGCTCCTGGTGTATTtaaacaagcaaaggaaaaactcTCA GATGGAGTAAGCAAGAGTCCTGAAAAGCGTTCCTCTCTACCAAGACCATCCTCTATCCTTCCTCCTCGAAGAGGTGTATCAGGAGACCGAGACCGAGAGGAGAACTCGCTCTCCCTCAcagcttctctttcctcttcagtaCGACGGACCACCC GATCAGAGCCAATTCGTAGCAGAACAGGAAAAAGTGGAACTTCTACCCCCACTACTCCTGGCTCCACTGCCATCACTCCAGGGACACCACCAAGCTACGCCTCCCGTACCCCAGGCACTCCAGGAACACCCAGCTACTCCAGAACCCCACATACTCCTGGGACGCCCAAATCTGCCATACTAGTACCTACTGAGAAAAAAGTTGCTATAATTCGCACTCCTCCTAAATCTCCAGCCACTCCGAAGCAGCTACGAGTTATTAATCAGCCTCTACCTGACCTCAAGAATGTCAGGTCCAAAATTGGATCAACAGACAACATCAAATACCAGCCTAAAGGGGGGCAG